One window from the genome of Actinoplanes teichomyceticus ATCC 31121 encodes:
- a CDS encoding laminin G domain-containing protein encodes MTLVLGSLVLLTPHSVSTAAGAQPAYHLLPPPSAGALPNATRFPASADLSRIQVATAPVSLRYDFDAGVGRPIADTAGGHELRPLGRNGGMLRLVPEGAGLAVAYPDRCTLPRERDCPRAILEGQRDDSLNPGRRPLRYGASVLMTHGDLADGANVLQKGYSVGGVSQFKLQVDHRQGHPSCVIAGNPARIYRAEPRIDVADGRWHDLECNRTENRLVMLVDGVPSAAVPVPPTLSVANAEPLRVGGKGPGRGNDQFAGEIDNVFLDIGA; translated from the coding sequence ATGACCCTTGTACTGGGCAGCCTTGTCCTCCTGACCCCCCACTCCGTCAGCACCGCGGCGGGCGCTCAGCCCGCCTACCACCTGCTTCCCCCGCCCTCGGCCGGGGCGCTCCCCAATGCCACGCGTTTCCCGGCCTCCGCCGACCTCAGCCGCATCCAGGTGGCCACCGCGCCGGTGAGCCTGCGCTACGACTTCGACGCCGGGGTGGGCCGCCCCATCGCGGACACCGCGGGCGGCCACGAACTGCGGCCGCTCGGGCGCAACGGCGGGATGCTGCGCCTCGTACCGGAAGGAGCCGGCCTGGCCGTCGCCTATCCGGACCGATGCACCCTTCCCCGGGAACGGGATTGCCCCCGGGCGATCCTCGAAGGCCAGCGGGACGACAGCCTGAACCCGGGCCGCCGCCCGCTGCGCTACGGCGCCTCCGTCCTGATGACCCACGGTGACCTCGCGGACGGCGCGAACGTGCTGCAGAAGGGGTACTCGGTCGGCGGGGTGAGCCAGTTCAAGCTGCAGGTCGATCACCGGCAGGGGCATCCGAGCTGTGTGATCGCCGGCAACCCGGCGCGCATCTACCGCGCCGAGCCGCGCATCGACGTGGCCGACGGGCGCTGGCACGACCTGGAGTGCAACCGCACCGAGAACAGGCTGGTCATGCTGGTGGACGGGGTGCCCAGCGCGGCGGTCCCGGTGCCGCCGACGCTGTCCGTGGCGAACGCCGAGCCGCTGCGGGTCGGAGGCAAGGGGCCCGGCCGCGGCAACGACCAGTTCGCCGGCGAGATCGACAACGTGTTCCTGGACATCGGCGCATAG
- a CDS encoding PadR family transcriptional regulator — translation MTSSDAPGGWLSPMREPTYFILAALQDEPRHGYAIIKRAAELSGGRVRPATGTLYTALDRLAGEGFVRVVREETVNGRVRRYYALTPDGLAALRAEAVRLAEAASVVITLSPRAAGGPA, via the coding sequence GTGACGAGTTCCGACGCGCCCGGCGGCTGGCTGTCCCCGATGCGCGAGCCGACGTACTTCATCCTGGCCGCGCTGCAGGACGAGCCCCGGCACGGCTACGCGATCATCAAGCGCGCCGCGGAGCTGTCCGGAGGCCGGGTCAGACCGGCGACCGGCACCCTCTACACCGCGCTCGACCGGCTCGCCGGCGAGGGTTTCGTGCGGGTGGTGCGGGAGGAGACGGTCAACGGTCGCGTCCGCCGGTACTACGCGCTCACCCCGGACGGGCTGGCCGCCCTGCGCGCCGAGGCGGTGCGGCTCGCCGAGGCCGCGAGCGTGGTCATCACCCTGTCCCCGCGTGCCGCGGGCGGCCCGGCATGA
- a CDS encoding pyridoxamine 5'-phosphate oxidase family protein yields the protein MASWSEFAAAEPSLAAGIRALLQQYGPGMGYLATIRPDGGPRVHPVSPVFAGGGLYCFLVASPKRRDLERDPRYALHSYPPEESDDEAYLTGRAHPVRDPRTVAIIAGALRASPDVDWRLFELTIESATLRHHGPSGALPLASAPLSIPVSQSWHEPRKLPRQLAMVG from the coding sequence ATGGCTTCCTGGTCCGAATTCGCCGCCGCCGAGCCGTCGCTCGCCGCCGGCATCCGTGCGCTCCTGCAGCAGTACGGCCCCGGCATGGGCTACCTCGCCACCATCCGCCCCGACGGCGGCCCCCGGGTGCACCCGGTCTCACCGGTCTTCGCCGGTGGCGGCCTCTACTGCTTCCTGGTCGCCTCCCCGAAACGGCGCGACCTGGAGCGCGACCCCCGCTACGCGCTGCACTCCTACCCGCCCGAGGAGAGCGACGACGAGGCCTACCTGACCGGCCGGGCCCACCCGGTCCGCGACCCACGCACCGTCGCGATCATCGCCGGCGCCCTGCGCGCCTCACCGGACGTCGACTGGCGGCTCTTCGAGCTCACCATCGAGTCCGCGACCCTGCGCCACCACGGGCCCTCGGGCGCTCTGCCACTGGCCTCCGCGCCGCTGTCGATCCCCGTCTCGCAGAGCTGGCACGAGCCCCGGAAGTTACCCCGCCAGCTGGCCATGGTCGGCTGA
- the dcd gene encoding dCTP deaminase has product MLLSDRDLVAELTTGDLALEPFEPSLMQPSSIDVRLDRFFRVFNNHLYTHIDPAEQQDELTAEVEVKDGQPFVLHPGEFVLASTLEVVTLGQGLAARLEGKSSLGRLGLLTHSTAGFIDPGFSGHVTLELSNVANLPIKLWPGMKIGQLCIFRLSSPAEHPYGSAVYGSRYQGQRGPTPSRSALNFRTWPTS; this is encoded by the coding sequence ATGCTGCTCTCCGACCGTGACCTGGTAGCCGAGCTGACGACGGGCGATCTCGCACTGGAGCCGTTCGAGCCGTCGCTCATGCAGCCCTCCAGCATCGACGTCCGGTTGGACCGGTTCTTCCGGGTCTTCAACAACCACCTGTACACCCATATCGACCCGGCAGAGCAGCAGGACGAGCTGACCGCGGAGGTCGAGGTCAAGGACGGGCAGCCGTTCGTGCTGCACCCGGGTGAGTTCGTGCTGGCGTCCACGCTCGAGGTGGTGACCCTCGGCCAGGGGCTCGCGGCGCGTCTGGAGGGCAAGAGCAGCCTGGGCCGGCTCGGCCTGCTGACCCACTCCACGGCGGGCTTCATCGACCCCGGCTTCTCCGGTCACGTCACGCTGGAGCTCTCCAACGTCGCCAACCTGCCGATCAAGCTGTGGCCGGGGATGAAAATCGGTCAGCTGTGCATCTTCCGGCTGTCCAGTCCCGCTGAGCACCCGTATGGTTCGGCCGTCTACGGCTCTCGCTACCAGGGCCAGCGCGGCCCGACGCCGAGCCGCTCGGCGTTGAACTTCCGCACCTGGCCGACCAGCTGA
- a CDS encoding YcxB family protein, whose product MRIQITSAPDPALIAAATRRRLRAPVLAARCAGWMLLAAAVLAQFATGVMRPELLASGAVLAVVAPIALVNHAARRSLRNGRPTTYEISDGGVARSDEERRHAYAWRAFRSVEALSGQLMFGLRGGRWVRVPTTGLTPSQVEQVLEAAVARGLRVYR is encoded by the coding sequence GTGCGGATCCAGATCACCTCGGCCCCCGACCCGGCGCTGATCGCCGCCGCGACCCGGCGTCGGCTGCGGGCCCCCGTTCTGGCCGCGCGCTGCGCCGGGTGGATGCTGCTGGCGGCGGCCGTGCTGGCACAGTTCGCGACCGGGGTGATGCGGCCGGAGCTGTTGGCGAGCGGGGCCGTGCTCGCGGTCGTGGCGCCGATCGCGCTGGTCAACCACGCCGCCCGCCGGTCACTGCGGAACGGGCGGCCGACCACCTACGAGATCAGCGACGGCGGGGTGGCGCGCTCGGACGAGGAGCGGCGGCACGCGTACGCCTGGCGGGCTTTCCGCAGTGTGGAGGCGCTGTCCGGGCAACTGATGTTCGGGCTCCGTGGCGGCCGGTGGGTGCGCGTGCCGACGACCGGGCTGACCCCGTCGCAGGTCGAGCAGGTGCTCGAGGCGGCGGTCGCGCGGGGGTTACGGGTGTACCGCTGA
- a CDS encoding YciI family protein — translation MISTYQKPLADVDQARDQHLAYIADLEERGLAVTAGRQEPPTGGIILLDVDTEAQAQELIAQDPYVQQGLATYAAVGWQISRGALADYQRKY, via the coding sequence ATGATTTCGACCTACCAGAAGCCGCTCGCTGACGTCGACCAGGCTCGTGACCAGCACCTCGCATACATCGCCGACCTGGAGGAGCGCGGACTCGCGGTCACCGCGGGCCGCCAGGAGCCGCCGACCGGCGGCATCATCCTGCTGGACGTGGACACCGAGGCGCAGGCGCAGGAGCTGATCGCCCAGGATCCGTACGTGCAGCAGGGGCTGGCCACCTACGCCGCCGTCGGCTGGCAGATCAGCCGCGGCGCTCTCGCCGATTACCAGCGCAAGTACTGA
- a CDS encoding phosphoribosyltransferase, whose protein sequence is MTDDLRDRLRGAFRWTDPGPPADYLVSDRSGWWRDPVILHGLGPALADLFRAARPTVVVSPEVTGFLLGPLVAHALGVGFVEAYRAGARRAIAEPMIWTEVPADHRGDAQHLGVRRRLLADDDRVLVVDDWASTGAQARGLRRLLGNRYLGTAVIVDECPPEVTAELSIRSLLAGSDLDP, encoded by the coding sequence ATGACCGACGATCTCCGTGACCGGCTGCGCGGCGCGTTCCGCTGGACCGATCCCGGCCCGCCCGCCGACTATCTCGTCAGTGACCGGTCCGGCTGGTGGCGCGATCCGGTGATCCTGCACGGTCTCGGCCCGGCGCTGGCCGACCTCTTCCGCGCCGCGCGGCCCACCGTGGTGGTCTCCCCGGAGGTGACCGGCTTCCTGCTCGGCCCGCTGGTGGCGCACGCGCTCGGGGTGGGATTCGTGGAGGCGTACCGGGCCGGGGCACGCCGGGCCATCGCCGAACCGATGATCTGGACCGAGGTGCCCGCCGACCATCGCGGCGACGCCCAACACCTCGGGGTACGCCGCCGGTTGCTCGCCGACGACGACCGGGTCCTGGTGGTGGACGACTGGGCCTCGACCGGGGCCCAGGCCCGCGGCCTGCGCCGGCTCCTCGGAAACCGCTATCTGGGTACGGCCGTGATCGTCGACGAGTGCCCGCCGGAGGTCACCGCCGAGTTGTCCATCCGCAGCCTGCTGGCCGGCTCGGACCTCGACCCGTAG
- a CDS encoding PP2C family protein-serine/threonine phosphatase translates to MLFGGTMPTFAPGRRPMSPGNRAGLGAALVLLAVVSAMESANPSSVRYAGLLAIVPVLAGLFAAWQFVLGAGVAATLVGAIFVGRSESPGPGVMAYLLGIVLATGIAVAGAMMRQRQTERIAELLRLASVAQQAVLRPIGPQVGSLAVAGRYISATAAADIGGDLYEALNTPYGVRIIIGDVRGKGLDAVRLASIVLGSYRHVAYERADLKAIVADLDRAVARSVGDEDFVTAALVEERGGTLTIVNCGHPAPLLLRRGLVIPLEPPAPAPPLGFMPEVKARVERLEPGDRLLLFTDGLGEARREGEFFPTADRAWRLLGHGTVGDGLASLETALVDWVHGRLEDDIALVLLEYAGPDAGASVPVPSWEVGAAGS, encoded by the coding sequence ATGCTGTTCGGCGGAACCATGCCTACCTTCGCCCCGGGCCGCCGCCCGATGAGTCCAGGGAACCGCGCCGGTCTCGGCGCGGCCCTCGTGCTGCTCGCGGTCGTGTCCGCGATGGAGTCCGCGAACCCCTCCTCGGTGCGGTACGCCGGACTGCTCGCCATCGTGCCGGTCCTGGCCGGGCTCTTCGCCGCCTGGCAGTTCGTGCTGGGCGCCGGGGTGGCCGCCACCCTGGTCGGCGCGATCTTCGTGGGGCGCTCGGAGTCGCCCGGCCCGGGCGTGATGGCCTACCTGCTCGGCATCGTGCTGGCCACCGGGATCGCGGTGGCCGGCGCGATGATGCGGCAGCGCCAGACGGAGCGGATCGCCGAGTTGCTGCGGCTCGCCTCGGTGGCCCAGCAGGCGGTGCTGCGGCCGATCGGGCCGCAGGTGGGTTCGCTGGCGGTGGCCGGGCGGTACATCTCGGCGACCGCGGCGGCGGACATCGGCGGCGACCTGTACGAGGCGTTGAACACGCCGTACGGGGTCCGGATCATCATCGGTGACGTACGCGGCAAGGGCCTGGACGCGGTGCGCCTGGCCAGCATCGTGCTCGGCTCCTACCGGCATGTCGCCTACGAGCGCGCCGATCTGAAGGCGATCGTGGCGGACCTCGACCGGGCGGTGGCGCGCAGCGTCGGCGACGAGGACTTCGTGACCGCGGCGCTGGTCGAGGAGCGCGGCGGAACCCTGACCATCGTCAACTGTGGACACCCGGCCCCGCTGCTGCTGCGCCGCGGCCTGGTGATCCCGCTGGAGCCACCGGCGCCGGCGCCCCCGCTCGGGTTCATGCCGGAGGTGAAGGCGCGGGTCGAGCGGCTGGAGCCGGGCGACCGGCTGCTGCTGTTCACCGACGGCCTGGGCGAGGCGCGCCGGGAGGGCGAGTTCTTCCCGACCGCGGACCGGGCGTGGCGGCTGCTGGGGCACGGCACGGTCGGCGACGGGCTGGCGTCCCTGGAGACCGCGCTGGTGGACTGGGTGCACGGCCGCCTGGAGGACGACATCGCCCTGGTGCTGCTGGAGTACGCCGGGCCGGACGCCGGGGCGTCGGTGCCGGTGCCGAGCTGGGAAGTCGGCGCGGCCGGAAGCTGA
- a CDS encoding acyl-CoA dehydrogenase, with product MTHYQSNLRDLQFNLFEVFGADKAFGQAPFDEIDAETARDVLAEVNRLAREDLAASYTDADRNPPVFDPATHTAPLPESFKKSYETFMASEFWRLDLPGALGGTFAPRTLWWAIAEQILGSNAPIWMYASGPSFAHVAYTEGTPEQKEWAKLFVEKQWGSTMVLTEPDAGSDVGAGRTRAIPQPDGSWHIEGVKRFITSGEHDLTDNIIHYVLARPVGVEGVGGPGTKGLSLFIVPKYHFDPQTGELGERNGVYATNVEHKMGLKVSNTCEMTFGEHGTPAKGWLLGDKHDGIRQMFMIIEYARMMVGTKAIATLSTGYLNALEYAKNRVQGADLVQNTDKAAPRVTITHHPDVRRSLMLQKSYSEALRALVIYTASWQDRVAIAQAAGDEKAAKIASKVNDFLLPLVKGVGSERAYELLGHESLQTFGGSGFLQDYPLEQYVRDAKIDTLYEGTTAIQSLDLIFRKIVKDNGRALGTVAAEIQGFIESEAGNGQLKNERLALGKALGEMQQILGVVMGWLAAVQGGESRELYKIGLTSRRILLALGDVVLAWLLLRQAEVALNALNGEVSEADHKFYTGKVAAARFFVREVLPRIGADRRIVENTTLDLMDLSEDAF from the coding sequence ATGACTCACTACCAGAGCAACCTTCGGGACCTCCAGTTCAACCTGTTCGAGGTGTTCGGGGCGGACAAGGCGTTCGGCCAGGCGCCGTTCGACGAGATCGACGCGGAGACCGCACGGGACGTGCTCGCCGAGGTGAACCGGCTGGCTCGTGAGGATCTCGCGGCCAGCTACACCGACGCGGACCGCAACCCGCCGGTGTTCGACCCGGCCACCCACACGGCGCCGCTGCCGGAGTCGTTCAAAAAGTCCTACGAGACGTTCATGGCCTCGGAGTTCTGGCGGCTCGACCTGCCGGGCGCGCTGGGCGGCACGTTCGCCCCGCGGACGCTCTGGTGGGCGATCGCCGAGCAGATCCTCGGCTCGAACGCCCCGATCTGGATGTACGCGTCCGGCCCGTCCTTCGCCCACGTGGCGTACACCGAGGGCACGCCGGAGCAGAAGGAGTGGGCCAAGCTCTTCGTCGAGAAGCAGTGGGGCTCGACCATGGTGCTGACCGAGCCGGACGCCGGTTCGGACGTGGGCGCCGGCCGCACCCGGGCGATCCCGCAGCCGGACGGATCGTGGCACATCGAGGGCGTCAAGCGCTTCATCACCTCGGGTGAGCACGACCTGACCGACAACATCATCCACTACGTGCTCGCCCGGCCGGTGGGCGTCGAGGGCGTCGGCGGCCCGGGCACCAAGGGCCTGTCGCTGTTCATCGTGCCGAAGTACCACTTCGACCCGCAGACCGGCGAGCTGGGCGAGCGCAACGGCGTCTACGCCACCAACGTCGAGCACAAGATGGGCCTGAAGGTCTCCAACACCTGCGAGATGACCTTCGGCGAGCACGGCACCCCGGCCAAGGGCTGGCTGCTCGGCGACAAGCACGACGGCATCCGCCAGATGTTCATGATCATCGAGTACGCCCGGATGATGGTCGGCACCAAGGCGATCGCCACCCTCTCCACCGGTTACCTGAACGCGCTGGAGTACGCGAAGAACCGCGTCCAGGGCGCCGACCTGGTGCAGAACACCGACAAGGCGGCCCCGCGGGTGACCATCACCCACCACCCGGACGTACGCCGCTCGCTGATGCTGCAGAAGTCGTACTCCGAGGCCCTGCGCGCGCTGGTGATCTACACCGCGTCGTGGCAGGACAGGGTCGCGATCGCGCAGGCGGCCGGCGACGAGAAGGCCGCGAAGATCGCCAGCAAGGTCAACGACTTCCTGCTCCCGCTGGTCAAGGGCGTCGGCTCCGAGCGGGCGTACGAGCTGCTCGGCCACGAGTCGCTGCAGACCTTCGGCGGCTCCGGCTTCCTGCAGGACTACCCGCTGGAGCAGTACGTCCGGGACGCGAAGATCGACACCCTGTACGAGGGCACCACCGCGATCCAGAGCCTCGACCTGATCTTCCGCAAGATCGTCAAGGACAACGGCCGGGCCCTCGGCACCGTGGCCGCCGAGATCCAGGGCTTCATCGAGAGCGAGGCCGGCAACGGTCAGCTCAAGAACGAGCGGCTGGCGCTGGGCAAGGCGCTCGGCGAGATGCAGCAGATCCTCGGCGTGGTGATGGGCTGGCTCGCCGCGGTGCAGGGCGGCGAGTCCCGCGAGCTCTACAAGATCGGTCTGACCTCGCGCCGGATCCTGCTGGCCCTCGGCGACGTGGTCCTCGCCTGGCTGCTGCTGCGCCAGGCCGAGGTGGCGCTGAACGCGCTGAACGGCGAGGTGTCCGAGGCCGACCACAAGTTCTACACCGGCAAGGTGGCGGCGGCCCGCTTCTTCGTCCGCGAGGTCCTGCCCCGGATCGGCGCCGACCGCCGGATCGTCGAGAACACCACCCTGGACCTGATGGACCTGTCCGAGGACGCGTTCTGA
- a CDS encoding SixA phosphatase family protein — protein sequence MTLRTLILLRHAKAETPGEMADFDRSLTERGHSDADAAGAWLVDERLHPDLVICSSARRTRQTWQAASMALAQGDRSHGTPEVHYEDRLYHGGRTEVFDLLRAVPDTVRTVLLVGHNPTVSEVSALLLPDDQWDGVTVELKTSTLAVHTGEAPWSRVEPGSMRLARRHTARG from the coding sequence ATGACCTTGCGGACGCTGATCCTGCTACGCCACGCCAAAGCGGAGACTCCGGGCGAAATGGCGGACTTCGACCGGAGCCTGACCGAACGTGGTCACTCCGATGCGGACGCGGCCGGCGCCTGGCTGGTCGACGAGCGGCTGCACCCCGACCTGGTGATCTGCTCGTCCGCCCGGCGCACCCGGCAGACCTGGCAGGCCGCGTCGATGGCGCTGGCCCAGGGCGACCGGTCGCACGGCACGCCCGAGGTGCACTACGAGGACCGGCTCTACCACGGCGGGCGCACCGAGGTCTTCGACCTGCTCCGGGCGGTGCCGGACACCGTGCGTACGGTCCTGCTGGTCGGGCACAACCCGACGGTGTCCGAAGTGTCCGCCCTGCTCCTGCCGGACGACCAGTGGGACGGGGTGACGGTCGAGCTGAAGACGTCCACCCTCGCCGTGCACACCGGCGAGGCGCCGTGGTCCCGGGTCGAGCCGGGGTCGATGCGCCTGGCCCGCCGGCACACCGCGCGCGGCTGA
- a CDS encoding DUF6458 family protein, with the protein MGIGASIFLLALGAILAFAVNADISGLDISVIGWILMAAGLLGLITTLWFWNSRRRTVVTRSTAAPVAGPGYTSEYREVRRDDVPPPPPPAYS; encoded by the coding sequence ATGGGCATCGGCGCAAGCATCTTCCTGCTGGCTCTGGGGGCGATCCTGGCGTTCGCCGTCAACGCGGACATCAGTGGCCTGGACATCAGCGTGATCGGCTGGATCCTGATGGCGGCCGGCCTGCTCGGGCTGATCACCACGCTGTGGTTCTGGAACAGCCGCCGGCGTACCGTGGTCACCCGCTCGACCGCCGCCCCGGTCGCCGGGCCGGGCTACACCAGTGAGTACCGCGAGGTGCGCCGCGACGACGTGCCGCCGCCCCCGCCGCCCGCGTACTCCTGA
- the trhA gene encoding PAQR family membrane homeostasis protein TrhA: MTTSAPFRMKPTDLGKPRLRGRLHQYAFYVAVVCGVVLCSIAATRPGIAPFISCLIYSITVCGLFGISALYHRRVWSERGYQIMRRMDHSMIFIFIAGTYTPFCVSLLHTGTATVMLALVWGGALGGVALKVIWPHLPRWAGAPLYVALGWVAVAILPDVLRTGGVTCLVLMMAGGLIYTVGAVFYALRRPNPWPTVFGHHEFFHACTLVAAICHHIAIYFALYA, translated from the coding sequence GTGACGACCTCAGCCCCGTTTCGGATGAAGCCGACCGACCTCGGCAAGCCGCGACTACGCGGCCGGTTGCATCAGTACGCCTTCTATGTCGCCGTGGTCTGCGGCGTCGTGCTCTGCTCGATCGCGGCCACCCGGCCGGGCATCGCGCCGTTCATCAGTTGCCTGATCTACAGCATCACGGTGTGCGGCCTGTTCGGCATCAGCGCGCTCTACCACCGGCGGGTCTGGAGCGAGCGCGGCTACCAGATCATGCGCCGGATGGATCACTCGATGATCTTCATCTTCATCGCCGGGACGTACACGCCGTTCTGCGTGTCGCTGCTGCACACCGGCACCGCGACGGTGATGCTGGCCCTGGTCTGGGGTGGCGCCCTCGGCGGTGTCGCGCTGAAGGTGATCTGGCCGCACCTGCCCCGCTGGGCCGGCGCGCCGCTCTACGTGGCGCTCGGCTGGGTGGCCGTCGCCATCCTGCCCGACGTGCTGCGCACCGGCGGCGTGACCTGCCTGGTGCTGATGATGGCCGGCGGGCTGATCTACACGGTCGGCGCCGTCTTCTACGCGCTGCGCCGACCCAACCCGTGGCCGACCGTTTTCGGACACCACGAGTTCTTCCACGCCTGCACGCTGGTCGCGGCGATCTGCCACCACATCGCGATCTACTTCGCGCTCTACGCCTGA
- a CDS encoding 5-oxoprolinase subunit B family protein yields the protein MRLRRVGTGALLLECEDAERAEAWRAELWRRREAGELSAAEIVPGATTVLLDGVAPGTARLLAGWTPDPAATAAAGPLVEIPTVFDGEDLPDVAEHWAVPVGEAVRRLADTEFTVAFCGFAPGFAYLRGLPPEWAVPRLAAPRPRVPAGAVGLASGFAGIYPTASPGGWRLVGRTGSVLFDVRREPPALLAPGTRVRLVVR from the coding sequence ATGAGGCTGCGACGGGTGGGAACCGGGGCACTGCTGCTGGAGTGCGAGGACGCGGAGCGGGCGGAGGCCTGGCGGGCCGAGCTGTGGCGCCGCCGGGAGGCCGGCGAACTGTCCGCCGCCGAGATCGTGCCCGGCGCGACGACCGTGCTGCTGGACGGCGTGGCGCCGGGAACCGCGCGGCTGCTCGCGGGCTGGACGCCGGACCCGGCCGCCACCGCGGCGGCCGGTCCGCTGGTCGAGATCCCCACCGTCTTCGACGGCGAGGACCTGCCCGACGTCGCCGAGCACTGGGCGGTACCGGTCGGCGAGGCGGTGCGCCGGCTCGCCGACACGGAATTCACGGTGGCCTTCTGCGGATTCGCGCCCGGGTTCGCGTACCTGCGGGGCCTTCCGCCGGAATGGGCGGTCCCCCGCCTGGCCGCGCCGCGGCCGCGGGTCCCGGCCGGCGCCGTCGGCCTCGCCTCCGGCTTCGCCGGGATCTATCCCACCGCGTCGCCGGGCGGGTGGCGGCTGGTCGGCCGGACCGGGTCGGTGCTCTTCGACGTACGCCGCGAACCGCCCGCCCTGCTCGCCCCGGGCACCCGCGTCCGGCTGGTGGTCCGATGA
- a CDS encoding biotin-dependent carboxyltransferase family protein gives MITVLRAGPLTTVQDLGRPGWAHLGVPRSGALDVPALRRANRLVGNPDGAAGLETTLMGCRLRFEQPATVAVTGATAAVTLDRLAVHAPVLPVPAGGVLEIGRATAGVRSYLAVAGGIAVEPVLGSRSTDTLAGVGPAKLADGMTLPVGSSTGRAGPPDEDAPAPAAELVLGVRRGPRDDWYDVAGLFEQAYTVSPVSNRVGARLAGAPLTRRIEGELPSEGVVLGAVQVPADGQPIVFLADHPTTGGYPIVGVVGDVTPLAQARPGTTVRFRDLD, from the coding sequence ATGATCACCGTGCTGCGGGCCGGGCCGCTGACCACCGTGCAGGACCTCGGCCGGCCCGGTTGGGCGCACCTCGGCGTCCCGCGCTCCGGGGCCCTCGACGTCCCCGCGCTGCGCCGCGCCAACCGGCTCGTCGGCAACCCGGACGGGGCGGCCGGTCTGGAAACCACCCTGATGGGCTGCCGGCTGCGGTTCGAGCAGCCGGCCACGGTCGCGGTCACCGGGGCGACGGCCGCCGTCACACTGGACCGGCTGGCGGTGCACGCGCCGGTGCTGCCGGTGCCGGCCGGCGGAGTGCTGGAGATCGGGCGGGCCACCGCCGGCGTGCGCTCCTACCTGGCGGTGGCCGGCGGGATCGCGGTGGAACCGGTGCTCGGCAGCCGGTCGACCGACACCCTGGCCGGGGTGGGGCCGGCGAAACTGGCCGACGGCATGACGCTGCCGGTCGGCTCGTCCACCGGCCGTGCCGGACCGCCGGACGAGGACGCCCCGGCGCCGGCCGCGGAGCTGGTGCTCGGGGTACGGCGCGGGCCGCGCGACGACTGGTACGACGTGGCGGGACTGTTCGAGCAGGCGTACACGGTCAGCCCGGTGAGCAACCGGGTCGGCGCCCGGCTGGCGGGTGCCCCGCTCACCCGCCGGATCGAGGGCGAGCTGCCGTCCGAGGGTGTGGTGCTCGGCGCGGTGCAGGTCCCGGCCGACGGGCAGCCCATCGTGTTCCTCGCCGACCACCCCACCACCGGCGGCTATCCCATCGTCGGCGTGGTCGGCGACGTGACGCCGCTGGCCCAGGCCCGGCCGGGGACTACCGTGAGGTTCCGTGACCTCGACTGA